One window from the genome of Cryobacterium sp. GrIS_2_6 encodes:
- a CDS encoding RIP metalloprotease, producing the protein METVLLYILGVVIVVVGLALSIGLHEIGHLLPAKGFGVKVTQYMIGFGPTLWSRRKGETEYGVKAIPLGGYISMIGMFPPAKPGEKPHPNSTGFFNQLVQEGAPAQDPLAQDPSAKKPGALTSLVEDARQSSADTIGAGEEHRAFYRLAVWKRIIIMLGGPTMNLLIAVVLFAVLLMGFGTAQASTTVGSVSACVLPATSTQTTCAATDEKSPGAAAGLQPGDRLVSIGGTAITSWDQSTGIIRSSPGTPLAVVVDRAGTDVTLTITPKLTERYVLDAAGKVTSDAGGKAITQEVGFVGIGPAGELVQQPATAVLPAVGDNVGAVVHMILNLPQRMVDIVNAAFGPGERDPNGPISVVGVGRVAGEIASVNTIPVASKAASLIGLLASLNVALFVFNLIPLMPLDGGHVAGALWEGLRRRVAKLFKRKDPGPVDMARLMPLTFAVVILLGGMSLLLIYADIVKPINLFG; encoded by the coding sequence GTGGAAACCGTGCTGCTGTACATATTGGGCGTCGTGATCGTCGTCGTCGGACTCGCCCTGTCCATCGGCCTGCACGAAATCGGCCACCTGCTGCCGGCGAAAGGGTTCGGCGTCAAGGTCACTCAGTACATGATCGGTTTCGGCCCCACGCTCTGGTCGCGCCGCAAAGGCGAGACGGAATACGGAGTGAAGGCCATTCCCCTCGGTGGCTATATCTCGATGATCGGCATGTTCCCGCCCGCGAAGCCCGGGGAGAAGCCCCACCCGAACAGCACGGGCTTCTTCAACCAGCTTGTGCAGGAAGGCGCTCCTGCCCAGGACCCCCTAGCCCAGGACCCGAGCGCGAAGAAGCCAGGGGCCCTGACGAGCCTCGTCGAAGATGCCCGGCAGTCGAGCGCCGACACCATCGGTGCAGGCGAGGAACACCGCGCCTTCTACCGCCTGGCGGTGTGGAAGCGCATCATCATCATGCTCGGGGGGCCCACCATGAACCTGCTGATCGCGGTCGTGCTCTTCGCGGTCCTCCTGATGGGCTTCGGCACCGCGCAGGCGAGCACAACGGTCGGAAGTGTGTCCGCCTGCGTACTCCCCGCGACGAGTACCCAGACCACCTGTGCCGCGACCGACGAGAAGTCCCCGGGGGCGGCAGCGGGCCTGCAGCCCGGCGATCGCCTCGTGAGCATCGGCGGCACCGCGATCACGAGCTGGGACCAGTCGACCGGGATCATCCGCAGCTCACCCGGCACCCCGCTCGCCGTCGTCGTCGACCGCGCCGGAACCGACGTGACTCTGACGATCACCCCCAAACTGACCGAACGGTACGTTCTCGACGCCGCGGGGAAAGTCACTTCGGATGCCGGGGGCAAGGCCATCACGCAGGAAGTCGGCTTCGTCGGCATCGGCCCGGCAGGCGAACTCGTCCAGCAGCCCGCCACGGCCGTACTGCCCGCCGTCGGCGACAACGTCGGCGCCGTCGTGCACATGATCCTGAACCTCCCCCAGCGGATGGTCGACATCGTCAATGCCGCGTTCGGTCCTGGCGAGCGCGACCCGAACGGTCCGATCAGCGTCGTCGGAGTCGGCCGCGTCGCCGGCGAGATCGCTAGCGTCAACACCATCCCCGTCGCAAGCAAGGCCGCGAGCCTGATCGGCCTGCTCGCCTCCCTCAACGTGGCCCTGTTCGTGTTCAACCTCATCCCGCTGATGCCGCTCGACGGAGGCCACGTCGCCGGCGCACTCTGGGAGGGCCTGCGCCGCCGGGTCGCGAAGCTCTTCAAGCGCAAGGATCCCGGCCCCGTCGATATGGCCAGGCTGATGCCGCTCACCTTCGCGGTCGTCATCCTGCTCGGTGGCATGAGCCTCTTGCTCATCTACGCCGACATCGTCAAGCCGATCAACCTCTTCGGCTGA
- a CDS encoding sensor histidine kinase, which produces MPPLWDTDAPWFDHERSLPGGPGNRMPRAGRVLFPAIFSFLAQVPATVLLARYGREFGHTGHDLGGELGAPRPGWFLAVALALIGPIALLGARRFPGPVAAVCAAAAGALILLRPDIGLPYVAVGFAIVLGIVRGARVWVYASVAAAWTATIALAGTLGVPLQPARIALTTVALAVLCAIGETVRTRREQMRELRRRADARRQSAEQRERVRIARELHDVLAHSLSLINVQAGVGLHLIDSQPAKAAEALANIKLTSKNALDEVRTVLGILRADTEGETGGRAGGAVPLTPEPDLSRLPALIDSYSAQGLHVELVAQLQPVTEATTAATQLALYRICQEALTNVLRHSQTLSATVRLELDDGDAVLTVTDEGSTEPLDPAIVPGGGLLGMRERAELLGGSLRVERPSPGGFLVEARLPLRRSR; this is translated from the coding sequence ATGCCACCACTCTGGGATACCGACGCGCCGTGGTTCGACCACGAGCGATCTCTTCCCGGCGGCCCCGGCAACCGGATGCCCCGAGCGGGCCGCGTGCTCTTCCCCGCGATCTTCTCGTTCCTGGCCCAGGTGCCCGCCACCGTGCTGCTCGCCCGCTACGGCCGCGAATTCGGCCATACCGGCCACGACCTCGGCGGTGAGCTCGGCGCGCCCCGGCCCGGCTGGTTCCTCGCGGTCGCCCTCGCCCTGATCGGCCCGATCGCCCTCCTCGGCGCACGCCGCTTCCCGGGCCCTGTCGCTGCTGTGTGCGCTGCGGCGGCCGGAGCGCTCATCCTGCTCCGCCCGGACATCGGCCTGCCCTACGTCGCCGTGGGTTTCGCGATCGTGCTCGGGATCGTGCGCGGTGCGCGGGTCTGGGTCTACGCATCCGTCGCCGCGGCCTGGACCGCGACGATCGCGCTCGCCGGAACGCTCGGAGTGCCGCTTCAGCCCGCCCGCATCGCGCTCACGACCGTCGCCCTCGCCGTGCTCTGCGCGATCGGGGAGACGGTCCGCACCCGGCGCGAGCAGATGCGCGAGCTGCGCCGGCGAGCGGATGCCCGCCGCCAGTCCGCGGAACAGCGGGAGCGTGTGCGCATCGCGCGCGAACTCCACGACGTTCTCGCACATTCGCTGTCCCTGATCAACGTGCAGGCCGGAGTCGGACTGCACCTCATCGACAGCCAGCCCGCCAAGGCGGCAGAGGCCCTCGCGAACATCAAGCTCACGAGCAAGAACGCGCTCGACGAGGTGCGCACGGTGCTCGGCATCCTGCGCGCGGACACCGAAGGGGAGACCGGCGGGCGTGCCGGGGGAGCCGTGCCGCTCACCCCCGAGCCAGACCTGTCCCGGCTTCCCGCCCTGATCGACTCGTACAGCGCCCAGGGGCTGCACGTCGAGCTCGTCGCGCAACTGCAGCCCGTGACGGAGGCCACGACCGCCGCCACCCAGCTCGCGCTCTACCGGATCTGCCAGGAAGCACTCACCAACGTGCTGCGGCACTCGCAGACGCTCTCCGCGACCGTCCGGCTCGAGCTCGACGACGGTGACGCCGTGCTCACCGTGACCGACGAGGGCTCGACCGAGCCGCTCGACCCGGCCATCGTTCCGGGCGGCGGTCTGCTCGGTATGCGCGAACGCGCGGAACTCCTCGGCGGGAGCCTGCGGGTCGAACGACCCTCGCCGGGCGGGTTCCTCGTCGAGGCGCGCCTGCCCCTGCGGAGGAGCCGGTGA
- a CDS encoding response regulator transcription factor: MIRVVIADDQQLIRAGFRSLLESEPDLEVVADAATGTEAVEQVTRLRPDVVLMDIRMPGGDGLWATEQIVGNPELAGTHIVIVTTFELDEYVVQAIRAGASGFLVKDTEPTELIRAVRVAAAGDALLSPGVTRRLLTRLETGLRRPSDPAALAVLTDREREVLALVGRGLTNTEIGVRLFLSPLTAKTHVSRIMSKLAARDRVQLVIVAYETGLVSDGW, from the coding sequence GTGATCCGCGTCGTGATCGCCGATGACCAGCAGCTGATCCGGGCAGGCTTCCGCTCGCTGCTCGAGTCCGAACCGGACCTCGAGGTCGTCGCAGACGCCGCAACGGGGACGGAGGCCGTCGAGCAGGTCACCCGGCTCCGGCCCGACGTCGTGCTGATGGACATCCGGATGCCCGGCGGCGACGGCCTCTGGGCGACAGAGCAGATCGTCGGCAACCCCGAGCTGGCGGGAACGCACATCGTGATCGTGACGACCTTCGAGCTCGACGAGTACGTCGTCCAGGCGATCCGGGCGGGCGCGAGCGGCTTTCTCGTCAAGGACACCGAGCCGACCGAACTGATCCGGGCCGTGCGCGTCGCGGCGGCGGGGGACGCCCTGCTGTCGCCCGGGGTCACCCGGCGACTGCTCACCCGGCTCGAGACCGGGCTGCGGCGCCCGAGCGATCCGGCCGCGCTCGCCGTGCTCACGGACCGGGAGCGCGAGGTCCTCGCGCTCGTCGGCCGCGGGCTCACCAACACCGAAATCGGCGTGCGACTGTTCCTGAGCCCGCTCACCGCGAAGACGCACGTGTCGCGGATCATGTCGAAGCTCGCCGCGCGCGACCGTGTGCAACTCGTGATCGTTGCCTACGAGACAGGCCTCGTCAGCGACGGCTGGTGA
- a CDS encoding SHOCT domain-containing protein, whose protein sequence is MLVTAVLTGFATHMGYGPGWGGGPVWLFFLIPFLGIVLVVTLFAILGRRWRRHGGPGFSGHPGWQASQAAQAGQADGTRSAEKTLAERFAQGDIDEVEYRARLEVLRANRADPAPGAPLPPR, encoded by the coding sequence ATGCTTGTGACAGCGGTTCTCACCGGGTTCGCCACCCATATGGGCTACGGCCCGGGCTGGGGCGGCGGGCCGGTCTGGTTGTTCTTCCTGATCCCGTTCCTCGGCATTGTTCTCGTCGTCACCCTCTTCGCGATCCTCGGCAGGCGCTGGCGTCGCCACGGCGGACCAGGCTTCTCCGGCCATCCCGGCTGGCAGGCGTCGCAGGCGGCCCAGGCCGGCCAGGCCGACGGCACCCGCAGCGCAGAGAAGACCCTTGCCGAGCGCTTCGCCCAGGGCGATATCGACGAGGTGGAGTACCGGGCACGGCTCGAGGTGCTCCGTGCCAACCGCGCGGACCCCGCTCCCGGCGCGCCGCTCCCGCCCCGGTAG
- the ispG gene encoding flavodoxin-dependent (E)-4-hydroxy-3-methylbut-2-enyl-diphosphate synthase, whose product MAAINLGMPKVPEILAPRRKSRQIKVGKVLVGGDARVSVQSMTTTPTTNINGTLQQIAELTASGCDIVRVAVPSRDDAEALPIIAKKSQIPVIADIHFQPSYVFAAIDAGCAGVRVNPGNIRKFDDQVGKIAAAAKAAGVSIRIGVNAGSLEPSIMQKYGKATPEALVESAVWEASLFEEHDFHDFKISVKHNDPVIMVKAYRLLAERGDWPLHLGVTEAGPSFQGTIKSATAFGILLGEGIGDTIRVSLSAPPAEEVKVGLQILQSLNLRERKLEIVSCPSCGRAQVDVYKLANDVTDGLEGMTVPLRVAVMGCVVNGPGEARDADLGVASGNGKGQIFVRGEVIKTVPESEIVATLIEEANRLAAEMPPSEDSLGAPIVTISR is encoded by the coding sequence GTGGCTGCAATCAATTTGGGAATGCCCAAAGTACCTGAAATCCTCGCTCCCCGGCGCAAGAGCCGGCAGATCAAGGTCGGCAAGGTGCTCGTCGGCGGTGACGCCCGGGTGAGCGTCCAGTCGATGACGACGACCCCGACTACGAACATCAACGGCACCCTGCAGCAGATCGCCGAACTCACGGCGAGCGGCTGTGACATCGTGCGTGTCGCCGTCCCGAGCCGTGACGACGCCGAGGCCCTGCCGATCATCGCGAAGAAGAGCCAGATCCCGGTGATCGCGGACATCCACTTCCAGCCGAGTTACGTCTTCGCGGCGATCGACGCTGGCTGCGCCGGCGTGCGGGTCAACCCGGGCAACATTCGCAAGTTCGACGACCAGGTCGGCAAGATCGCGGCGGCGGCCAAGGCGGCCGGCGTCTCGATCCGGATCGGCGTCAACGCCGGCTCCCTTGAGCCGAGCATCATGCAGAAGTACGGCAAGGCCACCCCTGAGGCACTCGTCGAGAGCGCCGTCTGGGAGGCGAGCCTCTTCGAGGAACACGACTTCCACGACTTCAAGATCTCGGTCAAGCACAACGACCCCGTGATCATGGTCAAGGCGTACCGCCTCCTCGCCGAGCGCGGCGACTGGCCCCTGCACCTCGGCGTCACCGAGGCCGGCCCCTCCTTCCAGGGCACCATCAAGAGCGCGACGGCCTTCGGCATCCTGCTCGGCGAGGGCATCGGCGACACCATCCGCGTGTCGCTCAGTGCCCCTCCCGCCGAAGAGGTCAAGGTCGGCCTGCAGATCCTCCAGTCGCTCAACCTCCGCGAACGCAAGCTCGAGATCGTCTCCTGCCCGAGCTGCGGCCGCGCCCAGGTGGATGTCTACAAGCTCGCGAATGACGTCACCGACGGCCTCGAGGGCATGACCGTCCCCCTGCGCGTTGCCGTGATGGGCTGCGTCGTCAACGGGCCGGGCGAGGCCCGCGACGCCGACCTCGGCGTCGCATCCGGCAACGGCAAGGGCCAGATCTTCGTGCGCGGCGAGGTCATCAAGACTGTGCCGGAGTCCGAGATCGTCGCGACCCTCATCGAGGAGGCCAACCGCCTCGCCGCCGAGATGCCGCCATCCGAGGACTCCCTCGGTGCCCCCATCGTCACCATCTCGCGGTAG
- a CDS encoding proline--tRNA ligase — MPTRLSSYFLRTLREDPSDAEVTSHRLLVRAGYIRRQAPGIFAWLPIGLRVKNKIETIVREEMAEAGAFEVHFPALLPREPYEVTGRWDEYGEGLFRLQDRKGSDLLLAPTHEEVFTLLVKDLYNSYKDLPLSIYQIQDKYRDEARPRAGLLRGREFTMKDAYSFDYTDAGLDLSYQAQRDAYERIFTRLGLEYVIVKADAGAMGGSRSEEFLHPTPIGEDTFVRSAGGYAANVEAFTTLVPPVIDWTALPAAEVHDTPDTPTIQTLVDSANANHPRTDGREWTAADTLKNIVLALTNLDGTRDLVIVGVPGDRDVDLKRAEVAFAPAEVEAANPGDLAKHPGLVTGYIGPWALPGAVLGEKSATGIRYLVDPRVVDGTAWITGANENGRHVFGLVAGRDFAADGTAEVANVRAGDPAPDRSGPVELARGVEIGHVFQLGRKYAEALGLKVLDENGKLVTVTMGSYGIGVTRILALLAELNNDPKGLIWPVSVAPFDVHVIAAGRDEIVFETAAAVAATLEATGRDVIYDDRRKVSPGVKFGDAELIGVPQIVIVGRGAVDGIVELWDRRTGERTQCAVENLGAHFA, encoded by the coding sequence GTGCCTACACGTCTGTCGTCTTATTTCCTCCGTACCCTTCGCGAAGACCCCTCGGATGCCGAGGTCACCAGTCACCGACTCCTCGTCCGGGCCGGTTACATCCGCCGCCAGGCCCCCGGTATCTTCGCCTGGCTGCCGATCGGCCTCCGCGTCAAGAACAAGATCGAGACCATCGTCCGCGAGGAGATGGCCGAGGCCGGCGCCTTCGAGGTGCACTTCCCCGCCCTGCTCCCGCGCGAACCCTACGAGGTCACCGGCCGCTGGGACGAGTACGGCGAGGGCCTCTTCCGCCTCCAGGACCGCAAGGGCAGCGACCTCCTTCTCGCGCCGACCCACGAGGAGGTCTTCACGCTGCTCGTGAAGGACCTCTACAACAGTTACAAGGACCTGCCTCTTTCGATCTACCAGATCCAGGACAAGTACCGCGACGAGGCCCGTCCCCGTGCCGGCCTCCTGCGCGGCCGCGAGTTCACGATGAAGGACGCGTACTCCTTCGACTACACCGACGCCGGCCTCGACCTGAGCTACCAGGCCCAGCGCGACGCCTACGAGCGCATCTTCACCCGTCTCGGCCTCGAGTACGTCATCGTCAAGGCGGATGCCGGTGCGATGGGCGGATCCCGGAGCGAAGAGTTCCTGCACCCCACTCCCATCGGCGAAGACACCTTCGTGCGTTCGGCCGGCGGGTACGCCGCCAACGTCGAGGCATTCACGACCCTGGTCCCTCCCGTCATCGACTGGACGGCGCTTCCGGCCGCCGAGGTGCACGACACCCCGGACACCCCGACCATCCAGACCCTCGTCGACAGCGCGAACGCGAACCACCCGCGCACAGACGGCAGGGAGTGGACCGCAGCGGACACCCTCAAGAACATCGTGCTCGCCCTGACCAACCTCGACGGCACCCGCGACCTCGTCATCGTCGGAGTTCCGGGCGACCGCGACGTCGACCTCAAGCGCGCCGAGGTCGCCTTCGCCCCCGCAGAGGTCGAAGCGGCGAACCCCGGCGACCTCGCCAAGCACCCGGGCCTCGTCACCGGCTACATCGGGCCGTGGGCCCTGCCCGGTGCCGTGCTCGGCGAGAAATCGGCCACCGGCATCCGTTATCTCGTCGACCCCCGCGTCGTCGACGGCACAGCGTGGATCACCGGAGCGAACGAGAACGGCCGCCACGTCTTCGGCCTCGTCGCCGGGCGCGACTTCGCCGCCGACGGAACAGCCGAGGTCGCGAACGTTCGCGCCGGCGACCCGGCGCCCGATCGCTCCGGCCCCGTCGAGCTCGCGCGCGGCGTCGAGATCGGCCACGTCTTCCAGCTCGGCCGGAAGTATGCGGAAGCGCTCGGACTCAAGGTTCTCGACGAGAACGGAAAGCTCGTTACGGTCACGATGGGCTCGTATGGGATCGGGGTCACCCGCATCCTCGCCCTCCTCGCCGAGCTCAACAACGATCCGAAGGGCCTGATCTGGCCGGTGTCGGTAGCCCCGTTCGATGTGCACGTGATCGCGGCAGGACGCGACGAGATCGTCTTCGAGACCGCGGCCGCCGTGGCCGCGACCCTCGAGGCGACCGGGCGGGACGTCATCTACGACGACCGCCGCAAGGTCTCGCCCGGCGTCAAGTTCGGCGACGCCGAACTGATCGGGGTTCCGCAGATCGTGATCGTCGGACGCGGAGCCGTCGACGGCATCGTCGAGCTGTGGGACCGCCGCACGGGAGAGCGCACCCAGTGCGCTGTGGAAAACCTCGGGGCGCACTTCGCCTGA
- the nusA gene encoding transcription termination factor NusA: MDIDLSVLRQLEREKEIPFEELVQIIEQAILTAYVKHTHQGETTKQAVEEEPEARVVLDRKSGHVDIFVPELDDDGNVIGEAINNPTDFGRIAAFAAKQVINQRLRDLADDAVLGEFKGREGEIVAGVIQQGPNPRMIHVDLGTIEAILPPEEQVPGETYVHGARIRVYVTAVGKGLKGPQITVSRTHPSLVRRLFALEVPEIASGVVEIVSLAREAGHRTKMAVRATEPGVNAKGACIGELGQRVRAVTAELNNEKIDIVDYSPDLATFVASALSPAKVTSAYVIDQSIKAVRALVPDYQLSLAIGKEGQNARLAAKLTGAKIDIQPDSILEDTE, translated from the coding sequence ATGGACATCGACCTCAGCGTGTTGCGGCAGTTGGAGCGCGAGAAAGAGATTCCCTTCGAGGAACTCGTGCAGATCATCGAGCAGGCGATCTTGACGGCATACGTCAAGCACACCCACCAGGGTGAGACAACGAAGCAGGCCGTCGAAGAAGAGCCGGAAGCGCGTGTCGTCCTCGACCGCAAGTCCGGCCATGTCGACATTTTTGTACCAGAGCTCGACGACGACGGCAACGTCATCGGCGAAGCGATCAACAACCCGACCGACTTCGGCCGGATCGCGGCCTTCGCCGCGAAGCAGGTCATCAACCAGCGTCTCCGCGACCTGGCCGATGACGCGGTGCTCGGAGAATTCAAGGGACGCGAGGGCGAGATCGTCGCCGGCGTCATCCAGCAGGGCCCGAACCCGCGGATGATCCACGTCGACCTCGGCACGATCGAAGCGATCCTTCCGCCGGAGGAACAGGTCCCGGGCGAGACGTACGTGCACGGAGCCCGGATCCGGGTCTACGTCACGGCCGTCGGCAAGGGCCTCAAGGGGCCGCAGATCACCGTGTCGCGCACCCACCCGTCCCTCGTCCGGCGCCTGTTCGCCCTCGAGGTCCCCGAGATCGCGAGCGGTGTCGTCGAGATCGTCTCCCTCGCCCGCGAGGCCGGCCACCGCACCAAGATGGCCGTGCGCGCGACCGAGCCCGGCGTCAACGCCAAGGGCGCCTGCATCGGCGAACTAGGCCAGCGCGTCCGCGCCGTGACGGCTGAGCTCAACAACGAGAAGATCGACATCGTCGACTACTCGCCGGACCTCGCGACGTTCGTCGCGAGCGCCCTGTCGCCGGCCAAGGTGACGAGCGCCTACGTGATCGACCAGTCGATCAAGGCCGTTCGCGCCCTCGTTCCCGACTACCAGCTCTCGCTCGCGATTGGCAAGGAGGGCCAGAATGCACGTCTGGCCGCCAAGCTGACGGGTGCCAAAATCGACATCCAGCCGGACAGCATCCTGGAGGACACGGAATAG
- a CDS encoding YlxR family protein, with amino-acid sequence MEPVRTCIGCRSRAPRASLQRFVARDSELVVDQTATLPGRGAWLHPSIECFQDALRRRAFGRALRVTSPLDAKQLENRLNWLMDN; translated from the coding sequence ATGGAACCCGTTAGAACGTGCATTGGATGCCGTTCGCGCGCTCCGCGTGCCTCTTTACAGAGGTTCGTAGCCCGAGACTCGGAACTCGTGGTGGATCAAACCGCCACTCTGCCCGGTCGAGGTGCGTGGCTGCATCCCAGCATCGAATGCTTCCAAGACGCACTGCGGCGACGCGCCTTCGGGCGTGCCCTTCGCGTGACCAGTCCTCTGGACGCGAAACAACTAGAGAACAGGCTGAACTGGCTAATGGACAACTAA
- the infB gene encoding translation initiation factor IF-2: MAAKPRVHEIASELNVDSKVALAKLKEMGEFVKGPSSSVEPPVARRLRAALLADAASGAGTTAPSTTPGAGATPGAPTGVKPGARPSPARLAVKPGARPSAAPAAPVEAPAVDAAPHPVAPLTVAERQTVAVEKAAAAEKSASIEKAAEQAAAADPNAPKTATPAAKSDRGPSSGAKPGASVPRPPSARPGNNPFASNQGMGKTPTPRPGNNPFASAQGMGQRPPSSTAPSNIPRPAAPRPGAPRPGGPGQAPRPTGFGQRPGAFQRPGGAGAGGARPAFQRPGGAPAGAPGFGPPRPAGGGGAGGRGRGPGGGTAGAFGRGGGKNKARKSKRTKRAEFELREAPSLGGVSVPRGDGGTVVRLRRGASITDFADKIDASPGNLVTVLFHLGEMATATESLDEATFDVLGEELGYKIQMVSPDDEDRELLLGFDIDIDQELAEETDDELKARPPVVTVMGHVDHGKTALLDAIRNAKVAAGEAGGITQHIGAYQVITEHEGIDRAITFIDTPGHEAFTAMRARGAQVTDIAILVVAADDGIMPQTIEALNHAQAANVPIVVAVNKIDKPGANPQKVRQQLTEFGLVAEEYGGDVMFVDVSAKQKIGIQEILEAVLLTADAGLDMRANPDKDARGVAIEARLDKGRGAVATVLIQSGTLHVGDSIVAGTAYGRVRAMADENGVAVLAATPSRAVQVQGLSSVPRAGDTFLVIQEDRTARQIAEKREAAERNALLAKARKRISLEDFTRALEEGKVESLNLIIKGDVSGAVEALEESLLKIEVDDSVQLRIIHRGVGAVTESDVNLATVDNAIIIGFNVRPDTKARERAAREGVDVRFYSVIYNALEDIENSLKGMLKPEFEEVQSGVAEIREVFSSSKFGNVAGVIVRSGVITRNAKARVIRNGVVVGDNLGIESLRRFKDDVTEVRTDFEAGIGLGKFNDIQIGDEIETIELKEKPRV; the protein is encoded by the coding sequence GTGGCTGCGAAACCACGCGTACATGAGATCGCTAGCGAGCTCAATGTCGACAGCAAGGTAGCCCTTGCGAAACTGAAAGAGATGGGCGAGTTCGTCAAGGGCCCGTCCAGCAGTGTTGAACCCCCGGTAGCCCGTCGCCTGCGCGCGGCTCTGCTGGCCGACGCCGCTTCCGGCGCCGGAACCACTGCCCCGTCAACCACCCCGGGTGCCGGCGCAACGCCGGGTGCCCCCACAGGCGTCAAGCCCGGCGCGCGGCCCTCACCGGCGCGTCTCGCGGTCAAGCCGGGTGCACGCCCGAGTGCGGCTCCTGCTGCGCCCGTCGAAGCCCCCGCAGTTGATGCCGCACCGCATCCCGTCGCGCCCCTCACCGTCGCAGAGCGCCAGACGGTCGCCGTCGAGAAGGCAGCAGCCGCTGAGAAGTCCGCGAGCATCGAGAAGGCTGCCGAACAGGCTGCCGCAGCAGACCCGAACGCCCCGAAGACGGCCACCCCGGCGGCCAAGTCCGACCGTGGACCGTCCTCAGGCGCCAAGCCCGGCGCGAGCGTTCCGCGCCCGCCGTCGGCACGTCCGGGCAACAACCCCTTCGCCAGCAACCAGGGCATGGGCAAGACCCCCACGCCGCGTCCGGGCAACAACCCGTTCGCGAGCGCACAGGGCATGGGCCAGCGCCCGCCGTCCTCGACGGCCCCGAGCAACATCCCCCGTCCCGCCGCACCGCGCCCCGGGGCGCCGCGTCCGGGCGGACCCGGCCAGGCTCCGCGCCCGACCGGTTTCGGCCAGCGTCCCGGCGCGTTCCAGCGTCCGGGCGGCGCCGGAGCCGGCGGAGCACGTCCCGCCTTCCAGCGCCCCGGTGGCGCCCCCGCCGGTGCCCCCGGCTTCGGCCCGCCGCGTCCCGCCGGTGGCGGCGGCGCAGGTGGCCGCGGTCGCGGCCCCGGTGGCGGAACCGCTGGTGCGTTCGGTCGCGGAGGCGGCAAGAACAAGGCCCGCAAGTCCAAGCGCACGAAGCGCGCCGAGTTCGAGCTGCGCGAAGCCCCGTCGCTGGGTGGCGTCAGCGTCCCCCGCGGTGACGGCGGAACCGTGGTGCGTCTGCGCCGCGGCGCCTCGATCACGGACTTCGCCGACAAGATCGACGCGAGCCCCGGAAACCTCGTCACCGTGCTGTTCCACCTCGGTGAAATGGCGACGGCGACGGAGTCCCTCGACGAGGCGACCTTCGATGTGCTCGGTGAAGAACTCGGTTACAAGATCCAGATGGTCTCGCCCGACGACGAAGATCGCGAACTGCTTCTCGGCTTCGACATCGACATCGACCAGGAACTGGCCGAAGAGACCGATGACGAGCTCAAGGCCCGTCCGCCGGTCGTCACCGTCATGGGTCACGTCGACCACGGAAAGACCGCGCTCCTCGATGCGATCCGTAACGCGAAGGTAGCCGCTGGCGAAGCCGGCGGAATCACCCAGCACATCGGTGCGTACCAGGTCATCACCGAGCACGAGGGCATCGACCGTGCCATCACATTCATCGACACACCGGGCCACGAGGCGTTCACCGCCATGCGTGCCCGTGGTGCCCAGGTGACGGACATCGCGATCCTCGTGGTTGCGGCGGACGACGGCATCATGCCCCAGACCATTGAGGCGCTGAACCACGCCCAGGCGGCCAATGTGCCGATCGTGGTCGCGGTCAACAAGATCGACAAGCCAGGCGCCAACCCGCAGAAGGTGCGCCAGCAGCTCACCGAATTCGGGCTCGTCGCCGAAGAGTACGGCGGAGACGTCATGTTCGTCGACGTGTCCGCGAAGCAGAAGATCGGCATCCAGGAAATCCTGGAGGCCGTCCTCCTCACCGCGGACGCCGGACTCGACATGCGCGCCAACCCCGACAAGGACGCCCGTGGCGTCGCCATCGAGGCTCGTCTCGACAAGGGCCGCGGCGCGGTCGCAACAGTGCTCATCCAGTCGGGAACGCTGCACGTCGGCGACTCGATCGTCGCCGGAACGGCCTATGGCCGCGTTCGTGCGATGGCCGACGAAAACGGCGTTGCCGTGCTCGCCGCGACTCCGTCGCGCGCCGTGCAGGTCCAGGGCCTCTCGAGCGTTCCCCGGGCCGGCGACACCTTCCTCGTCATCCAGGAAGACCGCACCGCCCGTCAGATCGCCGAGAAGCGCGAAGCCGCCGAGCGCAACGCCCTGCTGGCCAAGGCCCGCAAGCGCATCAGCCTCGAAGACTTCACCCGTGCACTCGAAGAGGGCAAGGTCGAATCGCTCAACCTCATCATCAAGGGTGACGTGTCCGGTGCCGTCGAGGCCCTGGAAGAGTCGCTCCTCAAGATCGAGGTCGACGACTCCGTGCAGCTGCGCATCATCCACCGCGGTGTCGGTGCGGTCACGGAGAGCGACGTCAACCTGGCAACCGTCGACAACGCCATCATCATCGGCTTCAACGTGCGCCCGGACACTAAGGCCCGCGAGCGTGCCGCCCGCGAGGGTGTCGACGTGCGGTTCTACTCGGTCATCTACAACGCGCTCGAGGACATCGAGAACTCCCTCAAGGGAATGCTCAAGCCCGAGTTCGAAGAGGTGCAGAGTGGTGTCGCCGAGATCCGCGAGGTGTTCAGCTCGTCCAAGTTCGGAAACGTGGCCGGCGTCATCGTCCGCTCGGGTGTCATCACGAGGAACGCCAAGGCGCGGGTCATCCGCAACGGCGTCGTCGTGGGAGACAACCTCGGCATCGAGTCGCTGCGTCGTTTCAAGGACGACGTCACCGAGGTTCGTACGGACTTCGAGGCCGGTATCGGTCTCGGCAAGTTCAACGACATCCAGATCGGCGACGAGATCGAGACGATCGAACTGAAGGAAAAGCCGCGCGTCTGA